In Musa acuminata AAA Group cultivar baxijiao chromosome BXJ2-8, Cavendish_Baxijiao_AAA, whole genome shotgun sequence, one genomic interval encodes:
- the LOC135620451 gene encoding zinc finger protein 6-like, producing MAGICEAAKATGGSPRLKLFGFHMSHKEEPAGGGAPPVVSEAASSSTTVASCAAWDGRKYECQYCCREFANSQALGGHQNAHREERQRQKRAQLQARAAHHQRSPRAISSVAQPAIYAGFSRPNPPHDVLHHCAASGWTYVAEGSLTVSPAPRGLDGGPEGSRDVDLHLSPAMARPGLDDEPEGSSDLDLHLSPAPAPRGLDGGPEGSRDVDLHLSPALAPRGLDGGPEGSSDLDLHLSLAPAGL from the coding sequence atggcaggGATCTGTGAGGCCGCCAAAGCCACCGGTGGCAGCCCACGACTGAAGCTGTTCGGGTTCCATATGTCTCACAAGGAGGAGCCCGCAGGCGGTGGCGCGCCGCCGGTGGTGTCGGAAGCCGCCTCCTCTTCTACCACCGTCGCCTCATGCGCCGCCTGGGACGGGAGGAAGTACGAGTGCCAGTACTGCTGCCGCGAGTTCGCCAACTCGCAGGCGCTGGGGGGCCATCAGAACGCGCACAGGGAGGAGCGCCAGCGGCAGAAGCGTGCCCAGCTGCAAGCCCGAGCTGCCCACCACCAGCGGAGCCCGCGCGCCATCTCTTCGGTGGCTCAGCCGGCGATCTATGCCGGGTTCTCGCGCCCCAACCCGCCCCACGACGTGCTGCATCACTGCGCCGCTTCGGGCTGGACTTACGTTGCCGAGGGCAGTCTGACCGTATCGCCGGCCCCACGTGGGTTGGACGGTGGCCCCGAGGGATCCAGAGACGTGGACCTCCACCTCAGCCCGGCGATGGCCCGACCCGGGTTGGACGATGAACCCGAGGGATCCAGCGACCTGGACCTCCACCTCAGCCCGGCGCCGGCCCCACGCGGGTTGGACGGTGGCCCCGAGGGATCCAGAGACGTGGACCTCCACCTCAGCCCGGCGCTGGCCCCACGCGGGTTGGACGGTGGCCCCGAGGGATCCAGCGACCTGGACCTCCACCTCAGCCTCGCTCCGGCCGGGTTGTGA
- the LOC103995758 gene encoding uncharacterized protein LOC103995758, producing MKKYGLQLRFPPAQKTSKPAPPRPPPPAFAFGGGDDEDDVEREISRQASKNKSLQKIEEQHKKAMEEDPSVFDYDGVYDEMKGKIARPKVQDRTERKSKYIETLMEKAKQREREHEIVYERKLLKERSKDDHLFADKEKFVTSAYKKKLAEQAKWLDEERLRQIREERDDVTKKSDLSDFYFGLGENVAFGAQSEDATKRKEQKPPGGTSAVPEHGPTEKNAQTDYTQDTEKDDTQAKTSSHTQNNSEQAAELTTSDVTVKDYDDGDKLAAVDRSTERYKRGDDALASARERFLTRKRARQQL from the exons atgaagaagtacggactccagcttcgatttccgccggcgcagaagacctcgaagccagctcctcctcgccctccccctcctgccttcgctttcggcggcggcgacgacgaggatgacgtcgagagggaaatctcacggcaggcgtccaagaacaagtctctccagaag atcgaggagcagcacaaaaaggcaatggaagaggatccctcggtcttcgactacgacggggtttacgacgagatgaaggggaagattgcgcgccccaaggttcaggatcgaacggagagaaag TCAAAGTATATAGAAACACTTATGGAGAAAGCAAAACAACGTGAGCGGGAACATGAAATTGTATATGAGAGAAAGCTGCTGAAAGAGAGGAGCAAGGATGATCACCTTTTTGCAGATAAGGAAAAGTTTGTAACCAGTGCCTACAAGAAAAAGCTAGCAGAACAAGCAAAATGGTTGGACGAAGAGAGGCTGCGCCAAATTCGTGAAGAAAGAGATGAT GTAACCAAGAAGAGTGACTTGAGCGATTTTTACTTTGGGCTCGGTGAGAATGTAGCTTTTGGTGCTCAGTCAGAAGATGCCACAAAACGGAAGGAACAAAAGCCACCCGGAGGCACTTCAGCGGTACCTGAACATGGCCCTACTGAGAAGAATGCACAGACAGATTATACTCAGGATACAGAGAAAGATGATACTCAAGCCAAGACTTCTAGTCATACACAGAACAACTCTGAGCAAGCTGCAGAGTTAACAACATCAGATGTTACTGTAAAAGATTACGATGATGGTGATAAATTGGCAGCTGTGGATCGATCAACTGAACGTTACAAGAGAGGTGATGACGCATTGGCTTCAGCAAGAGAGCGTTTTCTAACTCGAAAGAGAGCAAGACAGCAGTTGTAA
- the LOC135620213 gene encoding zinc finger protein BRUTUS-like isoform X2 yields MMCMHCLKVQPVGPTCSTPSCAGFSMAKNVYHCPLCNLCCVGKGLGIDFFHCMTCNCCLGMKLKEHKCREKGLETNCPICCDFLFTSSAAVRALRCGHFMHSACFQAYTCSHYTCPICSKSLGDMAVYFGMIDALLAAEELPEEYRDRCQ; encoded by the exons ATGATGTGTATGCATTGTTTGAAGGTTCAACCAGTTGGTCCAACTTGCAGTACACCTTCCTGTGCTGGATTCTCGATGGCGAA aaatgTGTACCACTGCCCATTATGCAACTTATGTTGTGTTGGAAAAGGACTTGGCATAGACTTCTTTCATTGCATGACATGCAATTGTTGCTTGGGTATGAAATTGAAGGAGCACAAGTGCCGGGAGAAAGGTCTAGAGACAAACTGTCCGATTTGTTGTGATTTTCTGTTTACATCAAGTGCAGCAGTAAGAGCTCTGCGCTGTGGACATTTCATGCATTCTGCATGCTTCCAA GCGTACACTTGCAGTCATTACACCTGCCCAATTTGCAGCAAATCCTTGGGAGACATGGCC GTGTACTTTGGCATGATTGATGCCTTGTTGGCTGCTGAAGAGCTTCCTGAAGAGTACCGGGATCGATGTCAG TGA
- the LOC135620213 gene encoding zinc finger protein BRUTUS-like isoform X1 produces MMCMHCLKVQPVGPTCSTPSCAGFSMAKNVYHCPLCNLCCVGKGLGIDFFHCMTCNCCLGMKLKEHKCREKGLETNCPICCDFLFTSSAAVRALRCGHFMHSACFQAYTCSHYTCPICSKSLGDMAVYFGMIDALLAAEELPEEYRDRCQDILCNDCGKKGTSRFHWLYHKCGFCGSYNTRVIKTDTTSCFT; encoded by the exons ATGATGTGTATGCATTGTTTGAAGGTTCAACCAGTTGGTCCAACTTGCAGTACACCTTCCTGTGCTGGATTCTCGATGGCGAA aaatgTGTACCACTGCCCATTATGCAACTTATGTTGTGTTGGAAAAGGACTTGGCATAGACTTCTTTCATTGCATGACATGCAATTGTTGCTTGGGTATGAAATTGAAGGAGCACAAGTGCCGGGAGAAAGGTCTAGAGACAAACTGTCCGATTTGTTGTGATTTTCTGTTTACATCAAGTGCAGCAGTAAGAGCTCTGCGCTGTGGACATTTCATGCATTCTGCATGCTTCCAA GCGTACACTTGCAGTCATTACACCTGCCCAATTTGCAGCAAATCCTTGGGAGACATGGCC GTGTACTTTGGCATGATTGATGCCTTGTTGGCTGCTGAAGAGCTTCCTGAAGAGTACCGGGATCGATGTCAG GACATACTATGTAACGACTGTGGCAAAAAGGGAACATCTCGCTTTCACTGGCTTTACCACAAATGTGGTTTTTGTGGTTCTTACAATACCAGGGTGATCAAGACCGACACAACCAGTTGCTTCACATAA